The region CTGCCCGGTGGATGGCTGGGCCGCGGCTACGCCGGACGCGCTTACCACTGCGGCGCCGGTCGCAACGACCGCCGTCAATACTCGTTTCATCATAGGCATGGTGAATTTCCCCTCGTTGATTTTCTTGCCGCACAACGAGTCTGCCGGCGACTGCCGGTCGTGATCACGTGTTTCATGTCTGCGTAAAACTCACCTGCCCCGCGGCGATGAGTTCGGCGATGGTCTCAGTCGAGCGACGCCAGCTGGCTGAGCACTCTGGTTGCCGGCACCTCTCGGTGCTGTGCCCGGTACAGCCCCAGCGCCCGCTCCCACGAGCTACGGGCGAGGTCGTCGCGCCCGAGCGCGTGCGCTGCTTCGCCAAGACGGGCCAGCACGCCCGCCTGCGCGAAACCGTGCTGCAGCAGTGCGAGCAGGTCGCTCGCGATCTGCAGGCGGCGTACCGCCTCCCGGTACCTCCCGGTCTCCAGCTCGAGTTCGCCGAGGCTGCGCAACGTGTGCGCGATGCCATCACGGTGCCCGTGTTCCTCGCACAGGGCCAGGGCCTTGTCGCACCACGCGCGACCCTCATCTCGGCGGCCCAGCCTGATCAGACACCAGCCGACGCAGTTGAGCATGTCGGCTTCTAGATGAGGTTTGCCCAACGCCTGGTAGCCGGTGAGTGCTGCGCGGGCGTGATCGAGAGCCTTGCGGTGATTCCGCCTGCCTTCCCACGCCCACGCCAGCGAGTTGTGCGCGTCCGCCTCCGCCGCGAGGTCGCCGAGTTGAGCCGCCAGCGCCACGGCACGTTCGAGGTAAGGCAGTGCGGTCGGGAAGTCGCCAAGCGTCGCGTGGCTGTCACCGAAGCTGATGTCGGCTTGGACGAGCGCTGTCACGTCGCCGATGCGTTCGGCGACCTCGCGAGCGGTGGTCCACATGGCCAGGTGGTCACGCAGCCGTCCGTACCGCCAGTGGTAAACAGCAAGCGCTTTGGGCAGTTGCCAGCTCACGCCAGGCAGCTGAAGATCGACGACGGCGGTCAGCGCCGCGTGTTCCGCCTCGGTCCAGGCCAGCGCCGCAGTCATATCGCCCGGTCGGTATGGGTTGCTTCCCGGCGCGGGCAGCTGGTCGACAGAGGGCAGCCGGTGATGGCCCATCACCTCGGCGCAGGCGAGGGCACTGTGCAGGTAGTGCTCGACAGTCTGGCCGAGGGCGCTGTCGCGTTCGGCTTCACCGCACTTCTCCGCCGCATAGAGCCGCACCAGGTCGTGCATACGGTAGCGGTCGGGCATGTGTTCGTCGACGAGGTGGGCATCGGCCAGCTCACGCAGCAGAACTGGCGCGCCGGGGCCTGCGACGGCGATGGCGGCCCGTGTCCCGATGTCCGGACCCGGGGTGATCGACAGCTGGCGGAACAACCGCGCCGCCGCAGAGGACAGCGCCGCGTGGGAGATGTCGAGAACAACGCGCAGATTCGCCGAAGGAGCGCCCGCGTCCAATGCGCTCAGTCTGGTGTGCGCACTGCTCAGTTCGGCTGCGAGCTCGGTCAGCGATGCCCTGGTGGCGCGGGCGATGACGATGCCGAGCGCCAACGGCAGTCCAGAACACCAGTGCACAACGGCTGCGGCAGCGTCCGGTTCGGCCGCGAGCCTGGGCGCGCTGAGGCGGTATGCGAGCAGGTCGCGCGC is a window of Streptomyces sp. B21-083 DNA encoding:
- a CDS encoding BTAD domain-containing putative transcriptional regulator; its protein translation is MDHELASFSAELGARRKRAGLTQKQLADQAGVSVRTVRAIECGQVRRPHTSSLRMLGSVLGLEGSDVPSTGCQVEVLGPLVVRRDGQVVQAGGVKQRSLLAVLALRCNDIVSQAEIIDVLWGDSPPATCRELLYGYISRLRKALGAERIEARSGSGYRLVADIHELDVLRFDALVAAGDWEAALRCWRGAVLADLPDLVRKLPRALTLTEQRLATGIAHADALIAAGAHGGAVPGLRALVADEPLHEELCARLMVALAGCGQQGAALELYESLRNRLSTELGVSPGASLRQAHLRVLRQEIPAAGALRQLPAPPPGFTGRASQLAALDHARDAGTMIAAIGGAGGTGKTWLALTWAHQNSARFPDGQLYVNLRGYDPASPPLPVETALHGFLRALGVDPTAVPPDIDGMAALYRSLLAERNVLVLLDNARDADHVTPLLPSSTASAVLVTSRSGLPELVATHGAWPITLDPLNGSEARDLLAYRLSAPRLAAEPDAAAAVVHWCSGLPLALGIVIARATRASLTELAAELSSAHTRLSALDAGAPSANLRVVLDISHAALSSAAARLFRQLSITPGPDIGTRAAIAVAGPGAPVLLRELADAHLVDEHMPDRYRMHDLVRLYAAEKCGEAERDSALGQTVEHYLHSALACAEVMGHHRLPSVDQLPAPGSNPYRPGDMTAALAWTEAEHAALTAVVDLQLPGVSWQLPKALAVYHWRYGRLRDHLAMWTTAREVAERIGDVTALVQADISFGDSHATLGDFPTALPYLERAVALAAQLGDLAAEADAHNSLAWAWEGRRNHRKALDHARAALTGYQALGKPHLEADMLNCVGWCLIRLGRRDEGRAWCDKALALCEEHGHRDGIAHTLRSLGELELETGRYREAVRRLQIASDLLALLQHGFAQAGVLARLGEAAHALGRDDLARSSWERALGLYRAQHREVPATRVLSQLASLD